Proteins from one Plasmodium cynomolgi strain B DNA, chromosome 10, whole genome shotgun sequence genomic window:
- a CDS encoding topoisomerase I (putative), which translates to MERNEHHDKSDNSTSDDEILIENIKKKNCCIKLKDSKQINESKKEETKLKKVVKSNSKTVLKKEASTVIRKAKSKTSTKESKEALLNECKVVKKGKASSNTGDTAKEKPTTSNNKTDKKNAVVKKRKSNVKEKKDTDGKPAAAKVVKKRESKVKKETNKRPKKVVKKTEENFEPINRWWEKIDHQTDIQWHYLEHRGLIFSPPYVQHHIPIFYKSIKLQLNEKAEELATYWCSVIGSDYCTKEKFILNFFRTFIYTLEKDNIIRQENESKLKKGDISNFKFIDFMPIKDHLVKLREEKLNRTKEEKEEEKKLRSEKELPYTYALVDWIREKISSNKAEPPGLFRGRGEHPKQGLLKKRIFPEDVVINISKDAPVPRLYDDMCGHCWGDTYHDNKVTWLAYYKDSINDQLKYTFLSAQSKFKGYKDFLKYENARKLKSCVHKIREDYRHKMRSKSILDKQLGTAVYLIDFLALRVGGEKDIDEEADTVGCCSLRVEHVSFSHEVPIKNESLRGENVKGEKIKGEKSKKEKNSGEKNSGEKNNGEKNNGEKHNGEKNKVKNTSGETFNGESTSNESDNKGSNKLALPKNLQDIAEDQCYITLDFLGKDSIRYFNTVMLDKQAYINMIIFCKNKHKDEGVFDQINCSKLNDYLKEIMPTLSAKVFRTYNASITLDQQLKRIKEIRGKPTDPLLACYDDFPKKKKRKLGNLTSSTSILSDTSDSTQKERSADGEEEEGEKKKKDNKKNNKKNNNGDNETGDNAPSDNAPGGNARGDNSAAPPSRSNTNALGGIHASEKNSPIEVDVSNVNELINFFNNANREVAILCNHQRSVPKQHDTAMSKIKKQIEIYSEDIKEYKKYLQYLKKGTNEQSFTFVSKVVALDGSLRPNKVKENMKEESCKKKLIALIKKVEQLKHQMKVRDDNKTIALGTSKINYMDPRITVAFCKRFEIPIEKIFNRSLRLKFPWAMFNAIQSVIS; encoded by the exons ATGGAGAGGAACGAGCATCACGATAAGAGTGATAATAGCACATCTGATGATGAAATATtgattgaaaatattaagaaaaaaaactgctgcATCAAATTAAAGGACtcgaaacaaataaatgaaagcaaaaaggaggagacgAAATTGAAGAAGGTTGTGAAGAGCAATAGTAAGACAGTTTTGAAGAAAGAGGCGAGCACCGTTATTCGAAAGGCGAAGTCGAAAACGAGTACGAAGGAAAGCAAAGAGGCTCTCTTAAATGAATGTAAAGTGGTGAAAAAAGGTAAGGCATCCTCCAACACGGGGGATACAGCTAAGGAAAAACCCACTACTAGCAACAACAagacagataaaaaaaacgccgtggtgaaaaaaagaaaatcaaatgtaaaggaaaaaaaagacactgATGGGAAGCCCGCAGCCGccaaagttgtaaaaaagagagaaagcAAAGTTaagaaagaaacaaataaaagaCCCAAAAAGGTagttaaaaaaacagaagaaaatttcGAACCCATAAATAGATGGTGGGAGAAGATAGATCATCAAACTGATATTCAGTGGCATTACTTAGAGCACCGGggtcttattttttcccccccataCGTACAACACcatattcccattttttataaaagcataaaattacagttaaatgaaaaagcaGAGGAGTTAGCTACCTACTGGTGCAGCGTAATAGGCAGTGATTACTGTACCAAGGAAAAAttcatattaaatttttttagaaCCTTTATATATACCTTAGAGAAGGATAACATCATAAGAcaagaaaatgaaagcaaattgaaaaaaggagatataTCCAactttaaatttattgatTTCATGCCAATAAAAGATCACCTAGTTAAGCtaagagaagaaaaacttAATAGAacgaaagaagaaaaagaagaggaaaaaaaattgaggtcAGAAAAAGAACTACCATATACATACGCCCTGGTTGATTGGATTcgtgaaaaaatttcaagcAACAAAGCGGAACCGCCTGGTCTATTTAGAGGTAGAGGTGAACACCCAAAGCAAGGGTtgctgaaaaaaagaatattccCAGAAGATGTCGTCATAAATATAAGCAAAGATGCCCCTGTCCCTCGATTGTACGATGACATGTGTGGTCACTGTTGGGGAGACACTTACCATGACAATAAAGTAACGTGGCTAGCATACTACAAGGACAGTATAAACGATCAGTTAAAGTATACCTTTTTATCTGCCCAATCTAAATTTAAGGGCTATAAAGATTTTCTCAAGTACGAGAATGCAAGGAAGCTAAAATCATGTGTTCATAAAATTAGGGAAGATTATAGACACAAAATGAGGAGCAAAAGCATCCTGGACAAGCAGTTAGGTACGGCCGTTTATTTGATAGACTTTTTGGCCTTAAgagtggggggggaaaaagacaTAGATGAGGAAGCGGATACGGTGGGCTGCTGCAGTTTGCGGGTCGAGCACGTTAGCTTTTCTCACGAGGTGCCCATTAAGAATGAGAGCTTGCGGGGGGAAAACgtcaagggggagaagatcaagggggagaagagcaagaaggagaagaacagtggggagaagaacagtggggagaagaacaatggggagaagaacaacggggagaagcacaatGGGGAGAAGAACAAGGTGAAAAACACCAGTGGAGAAACCTTCAACGGGGAATCTACCTCAAACGAAAGTGACAACAAAGGCAGCAACAAACTGGCGCTGCCGAAAAATTTACAGGACATAGCGGAAGACCAGTGCTATATAACTCTTGATTTTTTAGGAAAAGACAGCATTCGCTATTTTAATACGGTAATGCTGGACAAACAAGCATACATCAACATgataatattttgcaaaaacaaaCACAAAGATGAAGGGGTGTTTGATCAAATTAACTGCTCCAAATTAaatgattatttaaaagaaattatgcCGACGTTGTCGGCAAAGGTCTTCCGTACGTACAACGCGTCAATTACCCTAGATCAGCAGCTGAAAAGGATAAAAGAAATTCGGGGCAAACCAACGGACCCGCTGCTCGCATGCTATGATGATTTtccaaagaagaaaaagaggaagctcGGAAACTTAACTTCGTCAACCAGTATTCTAAGCGACACAAGTGACTCCACGCAAAAGGAGAGAAGCGCAGATggcgaggaggaggagggggagaagaagaagaaggacaacaagaagaacaacaaGAAGAATAACAATGGAGACAACGAAACAGGCGACAATGCGCCGAGTGACAACGCGCCGGGTGGCAACGCCCGTGGCGATAACAGTGCAGCACCCCCAAGCAGAAGTAACACCAACGCTTTGGGAGGCATCCACGCTAGTGAGAAAAACTCGCCCATAGAAGTGGACGTTTCAAATGTGAACGAACTCATCAACTTTTTCAACAACGCCAACAGAGAAgttgccattttgtgtaacCATCAGAGAAGTGTCCCAAAGCAACACGACACAGCCATGTCcaaaataaagaagcaaATAGAAATTTACAGCGAAGATATAAaggagtataaaaaatatttacagtacctgaaaaagggaacaaacgAGCAAAGCTTCACCTTTGTGTCCAAGGTTGTTGCCTTAGATGGATCGTTAAGACCCAACAAGGTGAAGGAAAACATGAAAGAGGAGTCTTGCAAGAAGAAACTAATTGCGCTCATTAAGAAAGTGGAGCAATTAAAACACCAAATGAAGGTACGTGATGACAACAAAACAATTGCCCTAGGGACGtctaaaataaattatatggaCCCAAGAATAACTGTCGCCTTCTGCAAAAGGTTTGAAATACCGATagagaaaatatttaatagGAGCTTAAGGCTTAAATTTCCCTGGGCAATGTTC AATGCAATACAATCGGTCATATCTTGA
- a CDS encoding cyclophilin (putative) yields VAISSSEKPCIYIYNPLESDVCTQVINFSSNVIEIIKYNKEYDLCVLSDNSGLIDIVDVDSFHFPKGRGQRSGGHRSGGAHHPGGRPNRDSQSGDDGTPTYWKRHNLEKKQLSFSFKSETDLYELCKYKTYALCVSISPDGEFMAILSENYFLYIYKFETMKLYRVYDESTEMYLTAQNDPLKKELHIDSLDFGKRLFIEKEIKKHIKSKNIKLNMITFDESNQYVIYSTFIGIKVVNFVTNQLCYIIGKNEINLRYLSLGLYQKIISANKTRANIHESLYINDDNISDCALFCTVYKKARFYVFTKKAISEQELDDRDIYNEQPNKNDLNSFFSSPIKKVEDSNRTYKSAVIYTTLGEIHIALFYKECKKTVENFSLHSTNGYYNNCIFHRVIKNFMIQTGDPLGDGTGGESIWGKEFEDEFFDHLNHSKPFMVSMANCGPNTNGSQFFITTVPCPWLDFKHTVFGKVTQGTKVVLDIEKVRTDKRDKPLEDIKILNIKMCH; encoded by the coding sequence GTAGCCATTTCATCTAGCGAAAAgccatgcatatatatttacaatcCATTAGAGAGTGACGTTTGCACACAGGTAATAAATTTCAGCTCCAATGTTATCGAAATTATTAAGTACAACAAGGAGTATGACCTGTGTGTGCTCAGCGATAATAGTGGCCTCATCGATATAGTGGATGTTGACAGTTTTCACTTCCCCAAGGGGAGGGGCCAAAGAAGTGGTGGCCATAGGAGTGGCGGGGCCCATCACCCAGGGGGTAGACCCAATCGGGATAGCCAAAGCGGAGATGATGGCACCCCCACGTATTGGAAAAGGCACAACCTGGAGAAGAAGCaactctccttttccttcaaaaGTGAAACAGACCTATACGAACTGTGCAAATACAAAACGTACGCCCTATGTGTGAGTATAAGTCCCGATGGAGAGTTCATGGCCATCCTATcggaaaattatttcttgtATATCTACAAATTTGAGACGATGAAGTTGTACAGAGTATACGACGAAAGTACGGAGATGTATTTAACAGCCCAAAACGACCCCCTAAAGAAAGAGCTTCACATTGATAGCCTAGACTTTGGGAAGAGACTCTTcattgaaaaggaaataaaaaaacacataaagagtaaaaatataaaattgaatATGATCACATTTGATGAATCCAATCAGTATGTCATTTATTCCACCTTCATCGGAATTAAGGTCGTCAATTTTGTTACTAACCAGTTGTGCTACATCattgggaaaaatgaaattaatcTGAGGTACCTATCCCTTGGActttatcaaaaaattatctcAGCAAATAAAACCAGAGCAAACATTCACGAATCACTCTACATCAACGATGATAATATCTCCGACTGTGCTTTGTTCTGTACTGTGTACAAGAAGGCGCGTTTCTACgtgttcacaaaaaaggccATATCTGAACAGGAGCTGGACGATAGAGATATATACAATGAACAGCCAAACAAAAATGACCTGAACTCTTTCTTTTCGTCACCTATAAAAAAGGTAGAGGATAGCAACAGAACGTATAAAAGTGCAGTAATTTATACGACTCTTGGCGAAATACACATTgctcttttttacaaagaatgcaaaaagacggttgaaaatttttctctgCATTCGACAAATGGATACTACAATAACTGCATATTTCATCGCgttatcaaaaattttatgatacAAACTGGAGACCCCTTGGGAGATGGCACTGGTGGGGAAAGCATTTGGGGGAAGGAATTTGAGGACGAATTTTTTGACCATCTCAATCACTCCAAACCGTTTATGGTATCCATGGCCAACTGTGGACCCAATACCAATGGCTCCCAGTTTTTTATTACCACTGTCCCGTGCCCTTGGCTCGACTTCAAACACACCGTCTTTGGAAAAGTCACCCAGGGGACCAAGGTCGTCCTAGACATAGAGAAGGTGCGCACGGACAAAAGGGACAAGCCCCTCGAGGacatcaaaattttgaacatCAAAATGTGCCATTAG
- a CDS encoding hypothetical protein (putative), producing MYIGVLSKKIDNKFDLKNDSKFGGAPVWLYGKEPTNFNLECPTCKNDLTFLFQLSTSYDEYVRILYLFCCLNSGKCNVNKNSWVCIKGKIKLFQNVGGDELGAESGMNGCAIGEMCHNGRANQNDPEKGVFPNCSRTNRRQPIFDFSNENIKKEDSLTQGVSFMEEKLIDWKSLFSKSATEQKGNNQSFFGNSISATFSGVNEKPRHNDSSVVADNSQASEPKGGEELLRLPQTRQKKENLMEEGTNDGVDCGHGDYLYEKAKKMHETYEQRNKENREEDTDLSIGNDHDLDDIGDIEFFENDFNGCVKFYSYLSKNYSQILRYSYNGKFLYMYKSTKKYIKERTMTCAHCGSKLLFEMQFFSTFVYQIERKLEEEEEEKDNLSGNLLNNFNVGNVIIFTCERDCVTVDDMYSYERVELEVF from the exons ATGTACATTGGAGTGTTATCAAAGAAAATTGACAACAAGTTTGACTTGAAAAATGACTCCAAATTTGGTGGTGCCCCCGTGTGGTTATATGGGAAAGAACCAACGAACTTCAATTTGGAGTGTCCAACGTGCAAAAACGACCTgacgtttttatttcaattatCAACGTCGTATGATGAGTACGTAAGAATACTGTACTTGTTTTGCTGCCTTAACAGTGGCAAGTGCAATGTGAATAAGAACAGTTGGGTGTGCattaagggaaaaataaagctaTTTCAAAATGTGGGCGGTGATGAACTGGGCGCAGAGTCAGGGATGAACGGCTGTGCCATAGGCGAAATGTGTCACAATGGAAGAGCAAATCAAAATGACCCCGAAAAAGGAGTCTTCCCCAATTGTAGCAGAACAAATAGGAGACAACCCATTTTTGATTTCTCAaacgaaaatataaaaaaagaagactcTCTGACACAAGGGGTAAGTTTTatggaggaaaaattaaTCGATTGGAAATCCTTATTTTCGAAGAGTGCTACGGAACAGAAAGGGAATAACCAATCATTCTTTGGTAACTCCATTAGTGCAACCTTTAGTGGTGTAAATGAAAAACCAAGACATAACGATTCATCTGTTGTAGCTGATAATTCCCAAGCAAGTGAACCtaaagggggagaggaacTTCTTAGGCTGCCCCAAACgaggcagaaaaaagaaaacttgATGGAAGAAGGCACAA ACGATGGAGTTGATTGTGGACATGGAGACTACCTCTATGAGAAGGCGAAGAAAATGCATGAAACGTATGAACAACGCAATAAGGAAAACAGGGAAGAGGACACCGATTTGTCGATAGGAAATGATCACGATCTGGACGACATTGGCGATATCGAATTCTTCGAAAATGATTTTAACGGatgtgtaaaattttattcgtACTTAAGTAAAAACTACAGTCAAATATTAAGGTATTCTTATAAtgggaaatttttatatatgtacaaatcAACAAAGAAATACATCAAGGAAAGGACCATGACATGTGCACACTGCGGGAGCAAGCTACTCTTCGAGATGCAAttcttttccacttttgTGTATCAAATAGAGAGAAAACttgaagaagaggaggaagaaaaggataaCCTTTCCGGCAATTTGTTAAACAATTTCAACGTGGGGAATGTCATCATATTCACATGTGAACGGGACTGCGTTACGGTGGATGATATGTATTCATATGAGCGCGTCGAGTTGGAAGTCTTTTAG
- a CDS encoding hypothetical protein (putative), translating to MSKDFSEARSHEEHNSDKKSKVEDDLISVAGSNCSSTKSNKRSLYSRNSDVHQLLARIAQEIDERKPSNVIHFIVDFLCKHYPEHLHGFEAIWNGDPDLEQERILVVEFFKQQKLPVEISVHFVNAGFDTIETLCTLSTNALDDIEKFNNTRWLPGHKVRLQQTFNDITNRVRMFKEERDDLIKSLKHRFVGSGTPRLLNSVVLPKVASPMILPAPPHAHPHTHPPFGVPTRAGNYIAVDKVVHPPYFYKR from the exons ATGTCCAAAGATTTCAGCGAGGCGCGTTCCCATGAGGAGCATAACTCCGATAAGAAGTCAAAAGTGGAAGACGATTTAATATCAGTCGCAGGCAGCAACTGCAGCTCCACGAAATCGAATAAAAGGAGTCTTTATAGCAGGAATTCGGATGTCCACCAGTTGTTGGCGCGAATAGCACAG GAAATTGATGAACGAAAGCCGAGCAACGTGATACATTTCATCGTGGACTTTTTGTGCAAGCACTACCCGGAGCACTTACACGGATTTGAGGCCATATGGAATGGAG aTCCCGATTTGGAACAAGAACGAATACTCGTCGTGGAGTTTTTCAAGCAGCAAAAATTACCAGTTGAAATAtctgtccattttgtgaatgcGGGATTCGACACTATTGAGACGTTATGTACATTGTCCACCAACGCCCTTGATGATATTGAAAAGTTTAACAACACGAGATGGCTACCTGGACATAAGGTCCGACTACAACAGACCTTTAACGATATTACGAACCGAGTTCGGATGTTCAAAGAGGAAAGAGATGACCTGATAAAATCTTTGAAGCACCGATTTGTGGGTAGTGGCACTCCGCGATTACTCAATTCTGTTGTCCTTCCAAAAGTGGCCAGCCCTATGATACTACCAGCTCCCCCCCACGCTCACCCGCACACCCACCCACCATTTGGTGTTCCCACCAGGGCGGGAAATTATATAGCAGTGGACAAGGTGGTACATCCTCCGTATTTTTACAAGAGGTAA